TGTACGTAGAACGAACTAATAATGCTACCGTCTACCGACTTAATTACACACACTCTTTTACCGTTCGACGCTAAACGCACAAACAACTGATCAGTCTCAGGTACAACTTTTTGGACGAACACTTGCTCGTCGTCCTGCTCCCCAAATGGTCCTGCGTTGTCAGAATGTAAAGGTCAATTGAGTTCTTGGTACGACTGATAATGTTATAGTAGTATTTCTCGTGATTACATACCAAAATCATTGCCAGCACTGTAACTGATACAAGGTTCGATCGCTTCTAAAGATACAATTTTAAAGCTTGCTTCAGGCGTTGATCCTGGTTGAGTGGAGATCATTCCACGGAATCTTTTTACCGCCCAACTTCTAACGTGATTGTACTCAGAACAAACTGACACTAAATATTTCTCTGACAATGTTACCTGTAAAAGTATCAGATAGAAACACACGCAATTGGAAATTAACATCCAAGAGGGAAATATCGTTGACATGGACATACTTTTGTAACGCTACTCTGATGTACCGTAAATGTTTGGAATAATTGTGGTCCGTGCCCTACAGTTTCAGGATGTTGCGCAATGACTTTCACACTGCCAGACTTAGTACCGTACGCAATTTCAATCCAGTTGCCACACAGAGCTGTATAAAAAGTCGTGTTTTATACAAAGCTATTTCACTTTAAAGAGCGTCGTGTTGTTAATATAGACTACATTTATTAATAGAGAATGTAAAATGATATGATATGGACATTACATGTATAAAACTAGAGAAATGGAAAGTATCTTTTGTGCGTGTGTACTTCAATcaagagaaaatggaaaatccaCACATTACATGCTTCTCATCGAGACAATTAAGAAAGAGTGTAACTATTTCTAAACAAGGTATCTGCTTATCGGTTACATACTAAGATATGCGTAATTTAGATTTGAAGTATATTCGATGGACTTGCGCTACGAGGAGACATGTGAGAAATGTAAGGATATGTACAATGTACAGAAAACTAGTATAACTGTTTCGAATGAACTAAACAACGatcgtatatatgtatgtttaaaACTGTTTCAACGAAGAATAACTATGCAAGCAGAGGTACGCGTTGTCTATTCGTTTTCCTTCCCCTCTCAGATCCTGATGTGACAGATTGGAATGGAAGGAATAGGCCAGGaatctttgaaaatgaaaattaatcggAGCAAAGACAAGTGAATCGTGTAACCATAATTTCCAATTAGATGTTGACAAAGTAAATGGGAAGTGAGAATGTCATAATTTTCAGTAGTACAACTGGACGCATAAGGATAGCGGGCTGTGTACGATTAAGGCAATCTAAAAGAGAAAATAACGTTTACGTTTATGTACTCGTATTCGGAATTACTTATGAGCGGAAGTTATGTTTTTCAATGTGAAAGGTATAAAAACTCTATGGACGGAGAAAGTTCTCATTGAGACGTGCCGTGAAAAGCGGTATATGAATACGTAAGACGACGAACACGATATATCTGGAGAGGAAGGATATGGATACTAATATCGAAATCAATGCAATACAAAATGTACAGAAACATATGTTATTTCGAACTGTGACTTGAATGTGAGATTATTGTAGAACATTGTTATATCGACCCATACTTGCCTTGTGCTATATATCCAGTTGTACGAAATCATGAAGCaaagaatgtaataataaactctcattaatattcaatatacaataatattatactcGATGATAGAAAGACACTAGAAGGTTCGCATCTGAATGTATATTTTGAGTGTCAATCTACCAGCAGACACTCGCTCTCTTTGCAACAGAAAATAAAGGTGGTATCGAGATTTTTTCTGAATTGAATTCTAGCCGACAGTGTAATGCAACTATTAAACAGAATAATACGGCAAACAAGAATGGGAAAGTATCATTAAAGTGACGTTTGTTATTACATTCCTCAATATAAGcagattaaacaattatattttagtCCATTTACTTGTACGTCACTTGAAAAGGTGTTTCTGCAATAGAGATACTGTAATACTCAATGTTATCAACTATCAATTAGTTATTATTTACCTTTGATTTTCGTTTTAAGCCGCTTATCAAGATAATATTGTGTGACGTAAAAAACGTTGATGAAAACTTACATGTCTTTGGCGTTAAATAAACGGATATGGCTGTAATGGGATCATAATTTGGATCACGGTACAATTCGGTTACGAGTAGATCGTTGTCCTTCATTCGCAAAGGGAATTTTTCCATGTCTAGAAATCAGCGACTGGTAAATATCGTTGGAAAATCGATTGTTTaaagtattaaagaaatttcaatccTTACCAATGTAATATATAGATCCGTTGTTGCATcccagaagaagaaaagaaccaGCGGTGTCGAATGACAAAATAGGTACTACATCTTGTATTTGCCAATGGTGCGTCATAGCGTGCCATACGCCAATTTTATCGGTAGAAGATAGGGCCACCAATTGACTAGCGATAAAAAATAAGTATTCTATACGAACATTTAAGTTAAATGTACCAATGTTAATGTTAATCCTATTCGCAGAAACACTCCATAATGTAACTTGATTTCCATAGGAAAAGGCAACCATATTGACGTCCAAACTAGTGTTTAATTTGGAAGTTATCGCAACCCTTTCAATTACCGACTCGATATGGGGACTAGTAAATGCATGCTGCCATCCAGATGAATCCTTTAGTTGGTAACATGTTATAAAATGCGCATAAGCAATCACAATCCAATTGTGATGAGCTTTTATTATTTGAACTCTTAAAGGGTCAACCCAagacgaaactgtataaacaaaaAGTGTTAACAGCATTTCGTTAGGACGTCCAACAGGAAGATTTTCATTGGTTTACCTTGTTGGGGTCCGAACACCAAACTTATGTCATTCTTGTGTAATTTGTTTAGGTCGGCTGAATTATTTCTAACGTGCCTTAAATCTAGAGATGATGCACGCGAATATGGCAAGCCTCTTTGCTGGATTTTGTAATCCAACGAAGAATTCCTTACGTGTGTCCCAAGAGTACCTTTATGGTTTTGTTGacctgaaataaataaatacattgcaGATAATGTTGATAAtgtatatagaaattttattaagtaaaattaatcTATTACCATTAGTGTTTGGGGTTGAATTGGAATTTGACGGAGCTGCACTTTGAGAAGTGGATGGTGCATCTGTTTTGGGGTTTGTGGTTGCATTAGTAGCTCTACCATGAACAGACACATCCCCTACATTCGACGATGTGGCAGTGGGTTCTTGTAACGGTATacctttgaaataaaaatatccagATTTACAATTCCGTTAACTTACTTAAAATTGCATGATAACTTACTTGGAGGTGGTAAATAACCATAAAATAACACATCTCCACAAGAAGATTGTGTCAAATCCTCGCACAACATTAATCTCTTAACTAATGGTATTATACCATAATATTCAGCTTCGTGTCTCAAAGTTCTAAGATCCGCGCTTTTCAGATCAATGTCTTTTGTGCgcaaataattcaatatgaTAGAGAATAATTTTGGATCTCTATCTATAAACAATGCTCCATCTTCATCTCTATGGCTGGCGAAACGGTTGCTCAGTAACGTGGTAAAAAATGAATCTGGGACCCACGTTAACGTTTGTTTCGACGTTGAAAACctaattaaacgaattcaatTAGCTCTGGACTAAGTTGAGATATCTTTTTCGAAACGTCACAGCTTACAATCGAAAGCTTCGACGCCAACAATATTTTcggtaaatatttttcgatCCATGACAATGAGCGATCGCCGGCGATcaatttatgaaacaattacACAATTCCTGAGACAGATgggaaaaatgaaacaatactTTCTCTTTCTATACCTTGTTCCTCCGACGTTTAAATGCACGATGTCACCAACAACGAAAGAAGAAGGCACGGCCATCGTAAAAACTGATCTAATTGCCGCGGCTTGTGCCAACAGTGCGCGACATACGTTGTTACTGATCACCaaggaattgaaaaatttcaaatcccCCCTCGGAGATTGTGATCAGAACAGACTTCTTCGATTGTGTTTATTAGTAGCGGAACGCATGTGGCGGTATTTCTCGCTACGCAACTTCAGAGGGCTAATGACCTATAAtcgaattctttaataattgacgtagatttaaaagtaatatagaCGTTTCACGCGGTGAAACTTTCTATTTCCGGTTCTACGTTACCGACGACGTAGAAGATCACTTGCTCTCAAGGTAAAATATCCACAGAAATCGGTCTAACGTACAGGGTAACTTATCGATTTCgataattttgaaaagaaatctagaaatctatattcgaaattaaacttaattttctttttacaattctCCACTCTCGGTTAACGGGAGATTTATTGATAAAaaacagttttaataattaCGATGTAAAATGTTGAAATCATCCCTAAAAAATTCGATTCCATTAACGTCAATTGATAAATGAAACTGATTTTTCGTTATcaattagatatttattatgGGTATTTATTATGGTATCGATTAGTAATCCACTCTTTCGATTACCCTGTTTATTTATCCATAGAGCATTGAAAACTTAGACAACTAACCTTATGTCTCATATTCCTTAGTGcgctacaaatatttcaaattttgtataaattgtaCCAGTTACTTTCTATCGGTTTCATTTGGTTTGTACAGTCGTTTCGTTGAAAGAACAATGGATCGCTTATTGGCAAATGGACACTCGACGTTACCTACCAACGGTTATTCAACagtcattaaaaaatcaatgatCTCTTACGAGactattattaaagaaactttctattattcaaattaaactaTTATTCAAAAGACTGACTTTCTCTTCGTGCGTTTATGGAGTACAAAAATAGGTATATAAAGAGTTAAAAACGCGATCGTCCAAGCGTCACCGATTAAAACACCGACGTACAGtagaaattctatttatttgttatcTCATAATTCACTTTCACGCGGTATTCATCGCTCTATACCGGCAGTGTAATACAAGGAGAGATTAATTAGCAATGGTCTCGTGGATGTTACGTGAATAAAAATACAAGACGAtagtaaaattcataaaattagtATGCTCTTACAGTGACTGTATCGGTaagtgatattaaaaatattcatatttatataatgcgCGCACGCCCATCGGAACACGGGCACATGTTCCTCGGCGGGGGCACGCGGAAAGAACGATAATCGCGATAATCTATATAGTAACAACTGATAATC
Above is a genomic segment from Nomia melanderi isolate GNS246 chromosome 8, iyNomMela1, whole genome shotgun sequence containing:
- the LOC116434145 gene encoding BTB/POZ domain-containing protein KCTD3, with amino-acid sequence MAVPSSFVVGDIVHLNVGGTRFSTSKQTLTWVPDSFFTTLLSNRFASHRDEDGALFIDRDPKLFSIILNYLRTKDIDLKSADLRTLRHEAEYYGIIPLVKRLMLCEDLTQSSCGDVLFYGYLPPPSIPLQEPTATSSNVGDVSVHGRATNATTNPKTDAPSTSQSAAPSNSNSTPNTNGQQNHKGTLGTHVRNSSLDYKIQQRGLPYSRASSLDLRHVRNNSADLNKLHKNDISLVFGPQQVSSWVDPLRVQIIKAHHNWIVIAYAHFITCYQLKDSSGWQHAFTSPHIESVIERVAITSKLNTSLDVNMVAFSYGNQVTLWSVSANRININIGTFNLNVRIEYLFFIASQLVALSSTDKIGVWHAMTHHWQIQDVVPILSFDTAGSFLLLGCNNGSIYYIDMEKFPLRMKDNDLLVTELYRDPNYDPITAISVYLTPKTSLCGNWIEIAYGTKSGSVKVIAQHPETVGHGPQLFQTFTVHQSSVTKVTLSEKYLVSVCSEYNHVRSWAVKRFRGMISTQPGSTPEASFKIVSLEAIEPCISYSAGNDFGPFGEQDDEQVFVQKVVPETDQLFVRLASNGKRVCVIKSVDGSIISSFYVHECEGSSRMGSRPRRFIFTGHSNGTIQMWDLTTALEPSFSSAQNVSGGPTPEELWKLLDQCDLSNSYSSTPCISPCPSVISQSGPSLKTSNVLFLNQSQNFEATPGTSQT